DNA from Aliarcobacter butzleri:
GAGTATAAAGACCTTATATTATCAAAAAAAGCAAATGCAATTGAATATTCAAATAAGGGAAATAGCTATATTTTAAATACAAAATATATTCCTGAATTAGATTTATATTTAACTATTCAAGCAAATTTGAGCGACTTTACAAAAAATGCACATCATGTATTTTATTTAAATCTAGTATGTTCAGTTCTTATTACTTTTATTATTTCAATTTTTATTTTTTTAATAATAAAAAATTACAGCAAAAAAATAGAATATCTTTTAGCTTATGATACTTTGACAAATATTCCAAATAGAAGAGATTTTGAAGAAAGATTTAAAAATCAAGTACTATTAAAAAGAAGAAAAGAAGCTGAAATAAGCGTAATATTCTTAGATGTAGATAACTTCAAAAGAATAAATGATGAATTAGGTCATCAAAAAGGAGATTTAGTATTAAAAAGAGTTGCTAATATTTTATCTTCTGGTATTAGAGAGACTGATTTACTAGCAAGATGGGGTGGAGAAGAATTTATCATAGCCTTAATCGATTCACCACTTGAAAATTCTAAGATAGTTTGTGAAAATTTAAGAAAAGCTATTGAAGAAGATATCGAACTAATGGAAATTTGTTCTTTTAATGTTACTGCTAGTTTTGGTTTAACAATGGTAAAACAACTAGAAACTAAAGAGAGTGTACTAATAAGAGTAGATGAAGCAATGTATAAATCAAAAAATAACGGAAGAAATACAATTACAGTATTGTAAAGGAAAAAAAATGGATTTTATTTCATCAGATAAAGAAAATCTAAAAAAAGCACTAAAACAACAACAAAACGAGATAAATGATTATACTATTTATAAAGCTTTATCTCTTTTTCAAAAAAATGAAGAGAATAAAAAAATATTTGAAAAAATTGCAAATGAAGAAAAAAGTCATTACGATTTTTGGGTAAAAATCACAAATAAACAGCTGAAAGCACAAAATATAATAGTATTTTGGTATCTTTTTCTTGTAAAAGTTTTTGGTACATCTTTTGCTTTAAAATCTTTAGAAAAAAGAGAAGCTGGAGCAGAAGAGTTTTATAAAGAACTTTTTGAAATATATCCAGAATCACAAAAGATTTATAAACAAGAAACTGAACATGAATTTGCTCTTATTGATATGTTGCACGATAAAAAACTTATTTACGCAGGTGCAATAGTTTTAGGTATGAATGATGCTTTAGTTGAGTTAACAGGAACTTTAAGTGGTATTGCTTTTGCATTTGATAAAAGTTTAGTTGTTGGACTTACTGGACTTATCATGGGAATAGCAGCTTCATTATCAATGGCTGGTTCAGCATATCTTGAAGCAAAAGAAAATCCAAGTGAACTTATAAAACCTTTTACATATTCACTTTATACTGGAGTTTCATATATTCTTACAACTGCTATTTTAGTGATTCCATTTTTTATATTTGATTCTATTATAGAATCTTTAATTTTGATGTTTATTTGTGCATTTATTGCTATTGTTTCATATAACTTTTATATAAGTGTTGCAAAAGATTTGAGTTTTACAAAAAGAGTTTTACAAATGTCAGCCATAACTTTTGGTGTTGCAATAATCTCATTTTTGATTGGATATTTAGTAAAATATTACTTTGGAATAGATATTTAAAAGAGAGGAAAACTCTCTTTTAGTCAACAGGAACAGCTGGATTTAAACTAGAAGTATTATTTAAAAAATATTTATGTTTTTCAAATTGATCTATTATATCCGTTATTATGGCATCTACATCATATCCATAAATATCATAAGTTTTATTCCCATCTTGTAAAAATACTTCTGCTCTTGCATATTTATTTTGCTCATTTGTAGAATTCTCATTTTCTGGATAAGCATAATCTGGCATATCATAATTTCTTGCTCGAACTTCATATATAAAATCAAAATCATTTGAGTGTTCAACTCTTAGTTTTGAAATGGCTTTTTTCTTATCATTTAAAACTTGAACTATCCAAGAGTGTTTCTCAAGCTCATTTTTAACCGTATTCATAGCTTCAATTATATCTTCGTTTATAAATTTCTTTGCCTCTTTAACTTTTGGGAATTCTATAATTCTATTAAGTCTTGAACTCCAATTTCCAATTATACTTCCATGTCTTCCTGCATTCATATGATGTTTTAAGCTTTCACTTCTAATATACTCTAAATTTAAAGCTTTATAAACTCCCCAACAAGCAACAAGCATAACAATAGCAAAAGGTAAAGCTACCACAATAGCAGCTGATTGTAAAGCTTCAAGTCCACCTGCAACAAGCATAGCAATAGCCACAACACCTTGAGAAAGCGCCCAAAAAACTCTTTGCCAAACGGGGTTATCTATCTTTCCACCACTTGATATTGTATCAACTACAAGAGCCCCACTATCTGAGGATGTTATGAAAAATATACTAACTAAAATTATTGCAAAAAATGAAGTTATTGTAGAAAAAGGATAGTGTTCTAAAAACTTAAAAAGTGCAATAGTTACATCACTTGAAACAGCTGATGCTAAAACGGTATATCCTTCATTTATTATAGAATATAAAGCACTATTTCCAAATACAGTCATCCAAAGAAAAGAAAACCCCACAGGTACAAATAAAACTCCAACAACAAACTCTCTTATAGTTCTTCCTCTTGAAATTCGAGAGATAAACATTCCTACAAATGGAGCCCAAGAAATCCACCAAGCCCAATAAAATAGTGTCCAAGAACTAATCCAAGATGATTTTCCTTCATAAGCATATAAATTAAAAGTTTTTTCTACAACACTTGATAAATATGTTCCAACATTTTGAACAAAAGCATTTAAAATATGAAATGTTGGACCAGCAATAAATACAAATAAAAGTAAAAAAAAAGCCAAATATACATTTAGAATAGATAACTTTTTAACTCCACCATCAAGACCTAATACAGCCGAAGCTAAAGCTATTGCACAAATAAGAACAATTAAAATAATTTGTGTATTAAGCCCAACTTCTATGTTAAAAACATAGTTTAATCCAGAATTTATTTGTAAAACTCCAAATCCTAAAGTTGTAGCAACACCAAATATTGTTCCTAAAACTGCAATAATATCAACACTATGTCCAATTTTTCCATATATTTTATCACCAATTAAAGGATAAAGTGCCGAACGAATAGTCAAAGGAAGTCCATGTCTAAATGAAAAATAAGCTAAAACCAAACCAACTATTGCATAAATAGCCCAAGCATTTAATCCCCAGTGAAAAAATACTATTCCCATAGCATCTTTTGCAGATTCAATACTTTGTTCACCTACGGGTGGATTTGTATAGTGAACTATTGGTTCAGCAACTCCCCAGAACATTATTCCTATACCCATTCCAGCAGAAAAAAGCATAGAAAACCAAGAAAAATTAGAGTAATCGGGTTTTGATTGATCAGGACCTAGTTTGAATTTACCAAATGGTGAGAAAGCTAAAAATAGAGCGAAAATAGTAAAAATTGCAACACTTAACATATAAAGCCAACCAAATTTATCAGCTATGAAATTTTTGGTGGTGGTAAAAATATCCTTGGATAAAGCAGGATTGATAAAAGTAAATACTACCAATAAGGTAATAAAGACGACTGCGGGTATAAAAACAGGTTTTAAAACTGTTGATTTCATAATTCTCCTTTTTATGTAATGGCTTCTAAAATAACAAAGCTTTTCTTAAGATAGAGTTACAAGAGAGAATAAAATAGGGCTTTGAGATAGTTCAAAGCCCTATTTTATAGAGAGTTTTAAAAGATTCTAAATTTTACTTCTTACAATTTTCATAATCTATTGCTGCTTCTTCAACCAACAATCGCCCTACTTCAGTGTGAGCATGAACAAATCTTTTTATATTCAAATCTTTTAATTGAAGTTTTTCTTCCACTGATTCAATTTTTAATAAAATACTAGCTTCTTTATGAAAATTCAAAACAGCTTCACAAATCAATCTTTTTTTAGGAGTATCACTAACTGTTACAATAACACTAGAAGCTTCATCTACTTTTAAAGATTCTAAAACTTGTCGTTTATTTAAGTGACCAAAATATGAACGATAACCTAGTTTTCTAGCTGTCAAAACTTGTCTTAAGTCGTTTGTAATAATTACAAAAGGAATATTTCTTTGCGTTAAATCCATAGCTATTACTTTTCCTAAGATTGAAAATCCACAAACTACAACGTGATTTTTATCTTTTAGAGGTGTAATATTATCTGATTCAAAATAGTCTTCAGCTATAAATGCTGATAATTTATAGATATTATTTACGATAAATGGCGTTAAAATCATAGATAAAACTGAAATCAACATCAAAAAGTCTGCTGTTTGAGCAGGTATTATATTTTTGCTTGAAGCAAGTGTAAATATAACGAAAGAAAACTCTCCAACTTGACAAAGAGAAATTGCAGTTTTTACAGAGATACTCTTATCTGATTTTCTTCTAATTATCACATAAACAACTAAAGCTTTTATTATCATAATTCCTACAAAAATAGCCAAAATTAAATGTAAATTATGGAAAAAATACAAAATATCTATTTTTGAACCAACACTGAAAAAGAAAGTACCTAAAAGTAAATCTTTAAAACTTGCTATTTCTGATTCAACTTTTATACTAAAATCTGTATCAGCAATTATCATTCCTGCAATAAATGCACCTAAAGAGTAAGTAAAACCTAACTCTTCAGCTAAAAGTGAAGCACCAACCACAATAGATAAAACTGCTCCTAAAAATATCTCATCCATACTACTATTTGAAGCAAATTTTAAAAGCCAATTTATAACTTTTTTACCAATTACAAACATATATAAAATAATCAAAATAGCAGAAATCAAAGTCTTTGTAATAACTTCTTCTATTGCTAAAGTATCATTTGATAAAAAAGAGATTAAAAGTAAAATTGGAATTACAGCTAAATCTTGAAATATCAAAATTGCTGTTGCTTTTTCCCCATAAGGTGTGTGAATATCTTTTGATTGTTTTAAATATGTTAAAACAATAGCAGTTGAAGATAAAGAAAATGCTAAAGCTACAATTACTGCAACTTCAACTTCTAACTCGAAGATATAATATCCAACTAAATAAATTAATATAGCACTAATAGAAACTTGTAAAAAACCATTTAATAAAAGTATTTCTTTCATTCTTTTGATTTTATCAACACTTATTTCAAGCCCAATAGTAAACATCAAAAACACTATTCCAAATTCTGCAATAGCTTCTAAAGAATGAATATTTACTCCATTAAAATGAAACCAATAACTAATTAAAGTCCCAGTTAAAATATATCCAATTATTTGTGAAATCCCAAATCTTTTAAAGATAATATTTAGAACCGTAGAAACAAAAATGGCAAGAAATAGTGTGATTAAAAAATGATCCATTGTGTTGTGCTTTCATTGAAATTGGGCGATTATATCAAATTTTTTCTTAGTTATTTTATTTTGCTTAAAATTTTGACATTTACTTTCTGCTATAATTCCAGCCATAAAGGATAAATTATGAAAAAAACATTTCAATTAAAAGTTACAAACAAA
Protein-coding regions in this window:
- a CDS encoding VIT1/CCC1 transporter family protein, giving the protein MDFISSDKENLKKALKQQQNEINDYTIYKALSLFQKNEENKKIFEKIANEEKSHYDFWVKITNKQLKAQNIIVFWYLFLVKVFGTSFALKSLEKREAGAEEFYKELFEIYPESQKIYKQETEHEFALIDMLHDKKLIYAGAIVLGMNDALVELTGTLSGIAFAFDKSLVVGLTGLIMGIAASLSMAGSAYLEAKENPSELIKPFTYSLYTGVSYILTTAILVIPFFIFDSIIESLILMFICAFIAIVSYNFYISVAKDLSFTKRVLQMSAITFGVAIISFLIGYLVKYYFGIDI
- a CDS encoding cation:proton antiporter translates to MDHFLITLFLAIFVSTVLNIIFKRFGISQIIGYILTGTLISYWFHFNGVNIHSLEAIAEFGIVFLMFTIGLEISVDKIKRMKEILLLNGFLQVSISAILIYLVGYYIFELEVEVAVIVALAFSLSSTAIVLTYLKQSKDIHTPYGEKATAILIFQDLAVIPILLLISFLSNDTLAIEEVITKTLISAILIILYMFVIGKKVINWLLKFASNSSMDEIFLGAVLSIVVGASLLAEELGFTYSLGAFIAGMIIADTDFSIKVESEIASFKDLLLGTFFFSVGSKIDILYFFHNLHLILAIFVGIMIIKALVVYVIIRRKSDKSISVKTAISLCQVGEFSFVIFTLASSKNIIPAQTADFLMLISVLSMILTPFIVNNIYKLSAFIAEDYFESDNITPLKDKNHVVVCGFSILGKVIAMDLTQRNIPFVIITNDLRQVLTARKLGYRSYFGHLNKRQVLESLKVDEASSVIVTVSDTPKKRLICEAVLNFHKEASILLKIESVEEKLQLKDLNIKRFVHAHTEVGRLLVEEAAIDYENCKK
- a CDS encoding sensor domain-containing diguanylate cyclase; amino-acid sequence: MLLKSKYKVVVLITILLIFFSILLSVVNYIVSLNNAQNQLKEQALPLSLDNIYTDIQKNIIQPYLVSSMMANDTFVQEWLTNDEENNQRIERYLEAIKNKYDMFNTFLVSDKTKNYYTQSGFVEKVDENNPTDKWYFNFKNTQSKHEINLDFNEHLSNNLIMFINYKIFNKDYHFLGTTGVAIKISYIDDLLKSFRSKHKFIVTFFNEDGKVVLSERQINNKTNLDEYEGLKEYKDLILSKKANAIEYSNKGNSYILNTKYIPELDLYLTIQANLSDFTKNAHHVFYLNLVCSVLITFIISIFIFLIIKNYSKKIEYLLAYDTLTNIPNRRDFEERFKNQVLLKRRKEAEISVIFLDVDNFKRINDELGHQKGDLVLKRVANILSSGIRETDLLARWGGEEFIIALIDSPLENSKIVCENLRKAIEEDIELMEICSFNVTASFGLTMVKQLETKESVLIRVDEAMYKSKNNGRNTITVL
- a CDS encoding BCCT family transporter, with translation MKSTVLKPVFIPAVVFITLLVVFTFINPALSKDIFTTTKNFIADKFGWLYMLSVAIFTIFALFLAFSPFGKFKLGPDQSKPDYSNFSWFSMLFSAGMGIGIMFWGVAEPIVHYTNPPVGEQSIESAKDAMGIVFFHWGLNAWAIYAIVGLVLAYFSFRHGLPLTIRSALYPLIGDKIYGKIGHSVDIIAVLGTIFGVATTLGFGVLQINSGLNYVFNIEVGLNTQIILIVLICAIALASAVLGLDGGVKKLSILNVYLAFFLLLFVFIAGPTFHILNAFVQNVGTYLSSVVEKTFNLYAYEGKSSWISSWTLFYWAWWISWAPFVGMFISRISRGRTIREFVVGVLFVPVGFSFLWMTVFGNSALYSIINEGYTVLASAVSSDVTIALFKFLEHYPFSTITSFFAIILVSIFFITSSDSGALVVDTISSGGKIDNPVWQRVFWALSQGVVAIAMLVAGGLEALQSAAIVVALPFAIVMLVACWGVYKALNLEYIRSESLKHHMNAGRHGSIIGNWSSRLNRIIEFPKVKEAKKFINEDIIEAMNTVKNELEKHSWIVQVLNDKKKAISKLRVEHSNDFDFIYEVRARNYDMPDYAYPENENSTNEQNKYARAEVFLQDGNKTYDIYGYDVDAIITDIIDQFEKHKYFLNNTSSLNPAVPVD